From the genome of Triticum aestivum cultivar Chinese Spring chromosome 3B, IWGSC CS RefSeq v2.1, whole genome shotgun sequence, one region includes:
- the LOC123068065 gene encoding L10-interacting MYB domain-containing protein, translating to MAADAGEETHKDEAMTCSQRLRNGLARRQPAPGPGVVRSAGGRPLRRRPRPAAPSPSLLPDQPPLLDSSPPAPTSILALQQEASAGPPARPPSVPPARQQDAPGLRPARIAGANNRAPGHTTLSDVGQVNLLTKFNERSGRNYSHQQLRNRWDACRSDYAIWKTLLQKASGIGRDPYTKTIAATDEWWALELKARPQATKYRHAPLAEEDKMEEVFDACCVTNEHARVPIPTYQGSTSRINLDDESGCEGDKTEVTPRANRANVGKKRASPYSPSPKANEKWASEHAKNEAFVRMVDLFDSRNKRDETQVSARQEIHEMMAMVEADGGAPGSDVHFYASQLFKDQKNRDVFSAFKTHEPSARLIWINKAWEFNNK from the exons GGTTTGGCGCGCCGCCAGCCAGCTCCCGGCCCCGGCGTCGTCCGATCCGCCGGCGGGAGGCCCCTACGACGCCGCCCCAGGCCGGCCGCCCCTTCTCCTTCACTCCTCCCGGACCAGCCGCCCCTCCTCGACTCCTCCCCGCCCGCCCCGACGTCCATCCTCGCCCTGCAGCAGGAGGCGTCCGCAGGCCCGCCGGCCCGCCCGCCCTCCGTTCCCCCCGCCCGGCAGCAGGACGCGCCCGGCCTCCGCCCGGCCAGGATAGCTG GAGCCAATAACCGCGCTCCAGGACACACCACTTTGTCCGATGTAGGCCAAGTTAATTTGCTTACTAAGTTTAATGAGCGCTCCGGGAGAAACTATTCTCACCAACAATTAAGAAACCGGTGGGATGCATGTAGAAGTGATTATGCCATATGGAAGACATTGCTTCAAAAAGCTTCGGGCATCGGAAGAGATCCTTATACAAAGACCATTGCTGCTACGGATGAGTGGTGGGCATTGGAGTTGAAG GCACGTCCGCAGGCTACCAAGTATCGGCATGCTCCACTTGCGGAGGAGGACAAAATGgaggaggtgtttgatgcttgttGTGTCACAAACGAGCATGCGAGAGTGCCAATTCCCACATATCAAGGTTCTACGTCTCGAATCAATTTGGATGATGAGTCTGGTTGTGAAGGTGACAAAACTGAAGTTACACCTCGTGCGAATCGTGCAAATGTTGGGAAGAAGAGGGCATCTCCTTATTCCCCAAGTCCTAAGGCGAATGAAAAGTGGGCAAGTGAGCATGCAAAGAATGAGGCATTTGTTCGTATGGTGGACCTCTTTGATTCAAGGAACAAGAGAGATGAGACTCAAGTTTCAGCAAGACAAGAGATTCATGAAATGATGGCCATGGTAGAAGCAGATGGTGGTGCACCTGGGAGTGATGTTCATTTCTATGCTTCACAGCTATTCAAGGATCAGAAAAATCGTGATGTTTTCTCTGCCTTCAAGACTCACGAGCCTAGTGCGAGGCTGATATGGATAAACAAAGCATGGGAGTTCAACAATAAGTAG